A region from the Sulfitobacter sp. D7 genome encodes:
- a CDS encoding HAD family hydrolase, whose product MTPQAVVFDIGNVLIEWQPERFYDSVIGADRRRAMFDAVDLHGMNDRVDSGENFRDTIYAMAEATPEWGDEIRLWHDRWIDMAAPVIDHSLRLMKALQARGVPVFSLTNFGIQSYDLAATHYPFLREFDRDFISGHLGMIKPVPSIYQAVEQGSGLPPEALLFTDDRADNIAAAAARGWQTHHFTGPQGWADRLVAAGVLNREEAA is encoded by the coding sequence ATGACACCTCAGGCGGTCGTTTTCGACATCGGCAACGTATTGATCGAATGGCAACCGGAACGCTTCTACGACAGCGTCATCGGCGCAGACCGCCGCCGCGCCATGTTCGATGCCGTCGATCTGCACGGCATGAACGACCGCGTCGACAGCGGCGAAAACTTCCGCGACACGATCTATGCCATGGCCGAGGCGACGCCCGAGTGGGGCGACGAAATCCGCCTCTGGCATGACCGCTGGATCGACATGGCCGCGCCGGTGATCGACCACTCCCTGCGGCTGATGAAGGCGCTTCAGGCGCGCGGCGTGCCGGTCTTCTCGCTCACCAACTTTGGCATCCAAAGCTATGATCTTGCCGCCACGCACTACCCTTTCCTGCGCGAGTTCGACCGCGATTTCATCTCGGGCCACCTGGGCATGATCAAACCGGTGCCATCGATTTATCAGGCCGTGGAGCAGGGCAGCGGCCTGCCGCCCGAAGCGCTGCTCTTTACCGACGACCGCGCCGACAACATCGCCGCCGCCGCCGCGCGCGGCTGGCAGACGCATCATTTCACCGGGCCGCAGGGCTGGGCCGACCGTCTTGTCGCCGCCGGAGTGCTAAACCGGGAGGAGGCCGCATGA
- a CDS encoding YaiI/YqxD family protein: MTALYIDADACPVKAEAERVATRHKVKMFLVSNGGLRMSQNPLVEVVIVPDGPDIADMWIADRCGKGDVVVTGDIPLAAKCVEAGARVLKHNGEALTQANIGNVLATRDLMTDLRAADPFRQGGGKGFTKADRSRFLEALERELRAATRG, encoded by the coding sequence ATGACCGCGCTCTACATCGACGCCGACGCCTGCCCCGTCAAAGCCGAAGCCGAGCGGGTGGCGACCCGCCATAAGGTCAAGATGTTCCTCGTCTCGAACGGCGGCCTGCGCATGTCGCAAAACCCACTGGTCGAGGTGGTGATCGTGCCTGACGGGCCCGACATCGCCGACATGTGGATCGCTGACCGCTGCGGCAAAGGCGATGTGGTGGTGACGGGGGATATCCCGCTGGCCGCGAAATGCGTGGAAGCCGGGGCAAGGGTGCTGAAACACAACGGCGAGGCCCTCACGCAGGCCAACATCGGCAACGTTCTGGCAACCCGCGATCTGATGACCGACCTGCGCGCCGCCGACCCTTTTCGCCAAGGCGGCGGCAAGGGGTTTACAAAGGCCGACCGCTCCCGCTTCCTAGAGGCATTGGAGCGGGAATTGCGCGCGGCAACGCGGGGTTAG
- the fghA gene encoding S-formylglutathione hydrolase → MKTISENACFSGTQGVYSHNSDACGCDMTFGLFLPAEAQDGPVPVLWYLSGLTCTHENAMTKAGAQLWAAEHGIAVVFPDTSPRGEDVADDDAYDLGKGAGFYVNATQEPWAKHYQMWDYLADELPGLLAENFAIDMERQGITGHSMGGHGALTLAMNLPGRFLSVSAFAPITHPTSSDWGKKQLSAYLGSDESTWTKHDSTLLMREKGFDGPILIDQGGSDQFLDLLKPEALAEAMAAKRQQGSFRMQPGYDHSYFFVASFMEDHVAFHADALYAG, encoded by the coding sequence ATGAAAACCATCTCGGAAAACGCCTGTTTCAGTGGCACGCAGGGGGTTTACTCCCACAACTCCGACGCCTGCGGCTGCGACATGACCTTCGGCCTCTTCCTCCCCGCCGAGGCGCAGGACGGCCCGGTGCCGGTGCTGTGGTATCTCTCGGGCCTGACCTGCACCCATGAGAACGCGATGACCAAGGCGGGCGCGCAGCTTTGGGCAGCCGAGCACGGCATCGCGGTCGTCTTCCCCGACACTTCGCCGCGCGGTGAGGATGTGGCAGATGACGACGCTTACGATCTCGGCAAAGGCGCGGGGTTCTATGTGAACGCCACGCAGGAGCCTTGGGCCAAACACTACCAGATGTGGGACTATCTGGCCGATGAACTGCCCGGCTTGCTGGCTGAAAACTTCGCCATCGATATGGAGCGGCAGGGCATCACCGGGCACTCAATGGGCGGCCACGGCGCTCTGACCTTGGCAATGAACCTGCCGGGGCGCTTCCTTTCCGTCTCGGCCTTCGCGCCGATCACCCATCCGACGTCGAGCGATTGGGGCAAGAAGCAACTCAGCGCCTATCTGGGGTCGGATGAAAGCACTTGGACGAAACACGACAGCACCCTGCTGATGCGCGAAAAGGGTTTCGACGGACCGATCCTGATCGACCAAGGCGGCAGCGACCAGTTCCTCGACCTGCTGAAACCCGAAGCATTGGCCGAGGCCATGGCCGCCAAACGCCAGCAAGGCAGCTTCCGTATGCAGCCGGGCTATGACCACAGCTATTTCTTCGTGGCGAGCTTTATGGAAGATCACGTCGCCTTCCACGCCGACGCGCTCTATGCGGGTTAA
- a CDS encoding AEC family transporter, translated as MVAIFLKTLPFFALIGLGYWAGRTRFFSAEATAYLTKFVFYFALSAMLFRFSANLSLAEVWDSRLVAAYLWGTAFVYAIASLVGFLRGLDVATNGIEAQCAVIGNTGFLGVPMLTLLLGPEAIGPVLLALTVDMIIFSSLIVILITGSREGQLRLATLKIVGLGLLKNPMIVAITLGFLWSGFGIPIPVPLNEFLAILGGAATPGALFAIGASLASKSAERIEIAGWLTFCKLVLHPLFVAFGALFLFGVDPYKAGVIIAAAALPVAGNVYMLAQHYGVAPQRVSAAILVSTTVSIVTVSLVVGWVSAL; from the coding sequence ATGGTCGCGATCTTCCTGAAAACCCTGCCGTTCTTTGCGCTGATCGGCCTTGGCTACTGGGCCGGGCGCACGCGGTTTTTCTCAGCCGAAGCGACGGCCTATCTCACCAAATTCGTTTTCTATTTCGCCCTCTCGGCGATGCTGTTCCGCTTTTCCGCCAATCTCTCACTGGCCGAGGTTTGGGACAGCCGCCTTGTCGCCGCCTATCTTTGGGGCACGGCGTTCGTCTATGCCATTGCCAGCCTCGTCGGCTTCCTGCGCGGGCTGGATGTGGCGACCAACGGGATCGAGGCGCAATGCGCCGTGATCGGCAACACAGGGTTTCTGGGCGTGCCGATGCTGACGCTGCTTCTGGGGCCAGAGGCGATCGGCCCCGTGCTGCTGGCGCTGACCGTCGACATGATCATCTTTTCCAGCCTCATCGTGATCCTGATCACCGGCTCCCGCGAGGGGCAGTTGCGGCTGGCGACGCTCAAGATCGTGGGACTGGGGCTGCTGAAAAACCCGATGATCGTCGCCATCACCTTGGGGTTCCTCTGGTCGGGCTTCGGCATCCCGATCCCTGTGCCGCTGAACGAATTCCTCGCCATCCTCGGCGGGGCTGCCACCCCCGGGGCGCTCTTTGCCATCGGTGCGTCGCTGGCTTCCAAATCCGCCGAGCGGATCGAGATCGCGGGCTGGCTGACCTTTTGCAAACTCGTGCTGCACCCGCTTTTCGTGGCCTTTGGTGCGCTGTTTCTTTTCGGCGTCGATCCCTACAAAGCCGGGGTCATCATCGCCGCCGCAGCACTGCCGGTGGCGGGCAATGTCTATATGCTCGCCCAACATTATGGCGTAGCACCTCAGCGGGTCTCTGCCGCCATTCTCGTCTCAACCACTGTCAGTATCGTGACCGTCAGCCTTGTCGTAGGCTGGGTTTCGGCCCTGTGA
- a CDS encoding ornithine cyclodeaminase family protein, translated as MTDIPNISFDEGEAQLDWIALTDALATGHDLPKAEIGDTFLYRGKDTLLSRAAWIDGLGIAVKSATIFPGNPDREVPMVNGGVSLFDDETGTLAAIVDFHLVTKWKTAGDSLLAARRLARPDSENILIVGAGTQGRALHAAYSAAFPQARITVWNRTAKNAEAMAAELKINVATDLEQAVRAADIVTSATMSTDPLIKGDWLQPGQHIDLIGAYRPDMREVDDTALLRSRVFVDSFDTTIGHIGEINIPLEAGTLTRDHLIADYYDLEVFTRQSDDEITLFKNGGGAHLDLMTARHILERWRAR; from the coding sequence ATGACCGACATCCCCAACATCTCCTTCGACGAAGGCGAAGCGCAGCTGGATTGGATCGCCCTGACCGACGCGCTGGCCACGGGCCATGACCTGCCCAAGGCCGAGATTGGCGACACTTTCCTCTATCGCGGCAAGGACACGCTGCTCAGCCGCGCGGCATGGATCGACGGGCTGGGCATTGCGGTGAAATCCGCCACGATCTTCCCCGGCAATCCCGACCGCGAGGTACCGATGGTCAACGGCGGCGTGTCCCTCTTTGATGACGAAACCGGCACGCTCGCCGCGATCGTGGATTTCCACCTCGTCACCAAATGGAAAACCGCTGGTGACAGCCTGCTGGCCGCGCGGCGGCTGGCGCGACCCGACAGCGAGAACATCCTGATCGTCGGCGCGGGCACCCAAGGCCGCGCCCTGCACGCCGCCTATTCCGCCGCCTTCCCGCAGGCCCGTATCACGGTCTGGAACCGTACCGCGAAGAACGCCGAGGCGATGGCCGCGGAGCTTAAGATCAACGTGGCGACCGATTTGGAGCAGGCGGTGCGCGCCGCCGATATCGTCACCTCCGCCACCATGTCGACCGACCCGCTGATCAAGGGCGATTGGCTGCAACCCGGCCAGCATATCGACCTCATCGGTGCCTACCGCCCCGACATGCGTGAGGTGGACGACACGGCGCTGTTGCGGTCGCGGGTCTTTGTCGACAGCTTCGACACCACGATCGGCCATATCGGCGAAATCAACATTCCGCTTGAGGCAGGCACCCTCACCCGCGACCATCTGATCGCGGATTACTACGACCTTGAGGTCTTCACCCGCCAAAGCGACGATGAAATTACCCTGTTCAAGAACGGCGGCGGCGCGCATTTGGACCTGATGACCGCGCGCCACATCCTTGAGCGTTGGCGGGCGCGTTAA
- a CDS encoding MFS transporter, translated as MQSRAPLFTPVLMVGCIIIMVSFAVRASFGVFQIPIAEEFAWARSEFSLAIAIQNLAWGIGQPIFGALAEKIGDRKAIIIGAVVYAVGLLLSANSATPIEHQTYAWLVGFGIAGTGFGVILAVVGRAASDENRSMSLAIATAAGSAGQVFGAPVAEWMLSFMSWQMTFVCFAGVILAMLLTLPMMRAPAMASRAELEESMGQILGKAFRDPSYTLIFLGFFSCGYQLAFITAHFPAFVTEMCGPILAGGVLHNIGITTTSALGAVAISLIGLANIAGTLLAGWAGKRYSKKYLLAGIYVGRTVIAAAFIMFPITPVTVILFSVGMGALWLATVPLTSGLVAHIYGLRYMGTLYGIVFFSHQLGSFLGVWLGGRMYDIYGSYTGVWWVGVAVGAFSAVVHLPIREKRLEGLVTA; from the coding sequence ATGCAAAGCCGCGCGCCCCTGTTCACACCGGTCCTGATGGTCGGTTGTATCATCATCATGGTCAGCTTCGCCGTGCGGGCCTCTTTCGGTGTCTTCCAGATTCCGATTGCCGAAGAATTCGCATGGGCGCGCAGCGAATTCTCCCTCGCCATCGCGATCCAGAACCTCGCCTGGGGCATCGGGCAGCCGATCTTTGGCGCGTTGGCCGAAAAGATCGGCGACCGAAAGGCGATCATCATCGGCGCGGTGGTCTATGCGGTGGGGCTGCTTTTGTCGGCCAATTCCGCCACTCCAATAGAGCATCAAACCTATGCTTGGCTGGTGGGGTTTGGCATCGCGGGCACGGGCTTTGGCGTGATCTTGGCCGTGGTGGGCCGCGCCGCGTCGGACGAGAACCGCTCCATGTCGCTGGCCATCGCCACGGCGGCGGGCAGTGCGGGGCAGGTCTTTGGCGCGCCGGTGGCAGAGTGGATGCTAAGCTTCATGTCGTGGCAGATGACCTTTGTCTGCTTCGCGGGCGTGATCCTTGCGATGTTGCTGACCCTGCCGATGATGCGCGCGCCTGCGATGGCCAGCCGGGCCGAGCTTGAGGAGTCGATGGGTCAGATCCTTGGCAAAGCCTTCCGCGATCCGTCCTATACGCTGATCTTTCTGGGCTTCTTCTCCTGCGGGTATCAACTCGCCTTTATCACCGCGCATTTCCCGGCCTTTGTGACCGAGATGTGCGGCCCGATTTTGGCCGGAGGTGTGCTGCATAACATCGGCATTACCACCACCTCGGCGCTTGGCGCAGTGGCGATCTCGCTCATCGGGCTCGCCAATATCGCGGGCACCTTGCTGGCGGGCTGGGCGGGCAAACGCTATTCCAAAAAGTACCTGCTGGCGGGGATTTACGTTGGGCGCACGGTGATCGCAGCGGCCTTTATCATGTTCCCGATCACCCCGGTGACGGTGATCCTATTCTCCGTCGGTATGGGCGCGCTGTGGCTGGCGACGGTGCCGCTGACCTCGGGCCTTGTCGCGCATATCTACGGGCTGCGCTATATGGGCACGCTTTATGGGATCGTCTTTTTTAGCCACCAGTTGGGCAGCTTCCTTGGCGTTTGGCTGGGTGGGCGGATGTATGACATCTATGGCAGCTATACCGGCGTTTGGTGGGTCGGCGTGGCCGTGGGGGCGTTCAGCGCCGTGGTCCATCTGCCGATCCGCGAGAAACGGTTGGAGGGGCTGGTGACCGCTTAA